Proteins from one Clostridium cellulovorans 743B genomic window:
- a CDS encoding alpha/beta fold hydrolase, with the protein MPYIENDAIKIYYEDIGIGEPIIFLHGALSRGIISFSSQLFFFQATMEFRSILPDLRSHGRTISKSSQWETPHLADDIITLMDSLNIPKAHLVGHSLGGDVALYCAIKYTDRFLSLTSISSTGSINDEVLNENKNFTPENLEKEGKINFIEMIKKNHSDACRGDWKNFINQMSSNTEKYPDFSDMDLKKITIPTLFIIGENDPLIKENELLRLKKNVKNIRIEVLKGCGHYPHTVLEQPMKVNEILIGFFKDI; encoded by the coding sequence ATGCCTTATATAGAAAATGATGCTATAAAAATTTACTACGAGGATATCGGTATAGGTGAACCTATAATCTTTTTACATGGAGCTTTATCCCGTGGAATTATATCCTTTTCTTCTCAGCTATTTTTCTTCCAAGCTACTATGGAATTTAGAAGTATATTGCCAGATTTGCGCAGTCATGGACGCACTATATCTAAATCTTCTCAATGGGAAACTCCTCATTTAGCTGATGATATCATAACTTTGATGGACTCATTAAATATTCCTAAAGCTCATTTAGTTGGACATAGCTTAGGCGGTGACGTCGCTTTGTACTGTGCAATTAAATATACCGATAGATTTTTATCTCTAACATCAATAAGTTCTACTGGATCAATAAATGATGAAGTTCTAAATGAAAATAAAAACTTTACTCCAGAAAACCTTGAAAAGGAAGGTAAAATCAATTTTATCGAAATGATAAAGAAAAATCATTCGGACGCTTGCAGAGGAGATTGGAAAAACTTTATTAATCAAATGTCTTCAAACACTGAGAAATATCCTGATTTTTCTGATATGGATTTAAAGAAAATAACCATTCCAACTTTATTCATTATTGGTGAGAATGATCCTTTAATCAAAGAAAATGAACTACTACGCTTAAAGAAGAATGTTAAAAACATACGAATTGAAGTCCTAAAGGGCTGTGGTCATTATCCTCATACAGTTCTAGAACAACCTATGAAAGTAAATGAAATACTTATTGGGTTCTTCAAGGATATATAA
- a CDS encoding alpha/beta hydrolase, giving the protein MKQKKSLKFKICATVSIILLILLSVFFIYVGTYYKSGSLALDSLKSDSKVKVEQDGDIVFKPVANAKDIGFIFYPGGKVEASAYAPMAKEVASNGYTVVIAKMRFNLAVFSSNKASEVIDKNKEINTWAIGGHSLGGVIAADYADKHDNIKGLVLLASYAQDKRDFSSRDIKVLSLWGENDKVADISKITKAKEVMPKDAVFTGIAGGNHGGFGDYGYQKGDGEASITNEDQMSYTSKSIVKLLDNISHK; this is encoded by the coding sequence ATGAAACAAAAGAAATCTTTAAAGTTTAAAATTTGTGCAACAGTTTCAATTATTTTACTAATATTGCTTTCTGTATTTTTTATTTATGTAGGCACATATTATAAGTCTGGAAGTTTAGCATTAGATAGCTTAAAGTCAGACTCTAAAGTAAAAGTGGAACAAGATGGTGATATTGTATTTAAGCCTGTAGCTAATGCAAAGGATATAGGATTCATTTTTTATCCAGGTGGAAAGGTAGAAGCTTCAGCATATGCTCCTATGGCTAAGGAAGTAGCGTCTAATGGATATACCGTTGTTATAGCAAAAATGAGATTCAACTTAGCAGTTTTTTCTTCAAACAAGGCCAGTGAAGTCATAGATAAAAATAAGGAAATTAACACTTGGGCTATAGGAGGACATTCTTTAGGGGGAGTTATAGCAGCAGATTATGCAGATAAGCATGATAATATAAAAGGCTTAGTTTTATTAGCCTCCTATGCACAAGATAAGAGAGATTTTAGTAGTAGAGATATAAAAGTATTGTCTTTATGGGGTGAGAATGATAAGGTTGCGGATATAAGCAAGATAACAAAAGCAAAAGAAGTTATGCCAAAGGATGCTGTATTTACAGGAATAGCCGGTGGAAATCATGGTGGTTTTGGAGATTACGGATATCAGAAAGGTGATGGAGAGGCATCAATAACAAATGAGGATCAAATGAGTTATACATCAAAATCCATTGTAAAACTTTTAGACAATATATCGCATAAATAA
- a CDS encoding cellulase family glycosylhydrolase — MKKRNRILSFLLVLAMVFSCVVSKPLVKVSAAEANYTTKGTTTQIYLSAFAQNTDDWAWMSMGDTASLVYQDVTNFNAIDATSAFAKANGTANFGLQVVDGNLAAGEKSTLKFHIGTVTIKATGYNDVVVNLNKDYSEAYAAEKVSWGITGNNTSILLNDYLPTDAAAKATYLQKITSVKADVTLSEYQFVKPASTGSTSESVYSSGDATKIYASAFAQNTDDWAWMSMGDTAVLTYQTATNVNAINAGTAFASANGTANFGIQIVDGNLAAAGDSSTLKFHVGTVTIKATGYDDLVVALNKDYSEAYTAEKMTWGLTGNNTQILLNSYLPTDATAKAAYLQKITSVTADVTVTDYQSIKPATATGEVLYTTPGVETKISASAFAQNTDDWAWMSVGDGVSLQYQTDTTLNAISAAGTLAKANATANFGINIVDGNLAAGDANTLKFHVGTVTIKATGYDDLVINLNKDYSEAFAAEKASWGLTGNTKQILLNSYLPTDATAKVNYLQKVTSVTADVKVTDYTFIKYVPPAPEFPADYTHPTEMRGLSAMDLVKDMKIGWNLGNTLESVGGETGWGNPVTTKKMFDTLKAAGFNTVRIPVRWDENYIDANYTIDPAYMARVETVVNYALANDMYAIVNIHHNKFQGQFDEAHKAAIINEGTIVWTQIANHFKDYSDKLIFDTINEPRHEEDWVGTSEYFNVLNEYNAKIVPVIRATGENNAKRLIMVPTYCASSDYPKVAGMVVPNDPNVAVSIHAYIPYNLALNIAPGTPTTFGDADAAFIDKTFRMLNNTFVKKGIPVIIGEFAITDKDNLQDRINFTKFYVSTATAYGMPCLWWDNNNFGSTGERLGLLNRKNLTFPYPELVQAMKDGFNNPRDLSTVDPNVLFSGTASCTGWSTALSLSYGLDFVDTEFTNDFTIAVDYTSENVPQLVLYGNLTGTGWVMVKPSTIKTSATTKTAYFTINDMVSAYKKALANYDSYGKVLPGIQGILVGDTGADLTVTKVYKNAQPVNLLGDVDGNDVVNSLDFELLKKYVLNNDTMINKASADLNKDGKINIIDLAFLKKAI; from the coding sequence ATGAAGAAGAGAAACAGAATACTATCATTTTTGCTAGTTTTAGCAATGGTATTCTCTTGTGTTGTTAGCAAACCGTTGGTAAAAGTATCTGCCGCAGAAGCTAACTACACAACAAAAGGCACTACGACACAGATATATCTTAGTGCCTTTGCACAAAATACTGATGACTGGGCTTGGATGAGTATGGGAGATACTGCTAGCTTAGTATATCAAGACGTAACAAATTTCAATGCCATCGACGCTACTAGTGCCTTTGCAAAGGCAAATGGTACTGCAAACTTTGGGTTACAGGTTGTTGATGGAAATCTTGCTGCAGGAGAAAAAAGTACATTAAAATTCCATATTGGAACAGTTACTATTAAAGCAACTGGATATAATGATGTTGTGGTTAATCTTAACAAGGATTATTCAGAAGCATATGCAGCAGAAAAAGTTTCTTGGGGAATCACAGGAAACAATACATCAATTTTACTAAATGATTATTTACCAACAGATGCAGCAGCGAAAGCAACGTATCTACAAAAGATTACTAGTGTAAAAGCAGATGTTACATTATCAGAATATCAATTTGTTAAACCAGCATCAACTGGGTCAACTTCTGAAAGTGTATACTCATCAGGTGATGCAACAAAGATTTATGCTAGTGCGTTTGCACAAAATACTGATGACTGGGCTTGGATGAGCATGGGAGATACTGCTGTTTTAACATATCAAACTGCTACAAACGTAAATGCTATCAATGCAGGTACTGCATTTGCAAGTGCAAATGGAACTGCAAACTTTGGTATCCAAATTGTTGACGGAAACCTAGCTGCTGCAGGAGACTCAAGTACATTAAAATTCCATGTTGGAACAGTTACAATTAAAGCAACAGGTTATGATGATCTTGTAGTTGCTCTAAATAAAGATTATTCAGAAGCATATACTGCAGAAAAAATGACTTGGGGACTTACTGGAAATAACACACAAATTTTATTAAATAGTTATTTACCAACGGATGCAACTGCAAAAGCTGCATATCTACAAAAAATAACTTCTGTTACAGCTGATGTTACAGTAACAGATTATCAATCGATTAAACCAGCAACAGCAACTGGGGAAGTTCTTTACACAACACCAGGTGTTGAAACAAAGATTTCTGCTAGTGCTTTTGCACAAAACACCGATGACTGGGCTTGGATGAGCGTAGGTGATGGTGTTAGTCTTCAATATCAAACTGATACAACTTTAAATGCTATTAGTGCTGCTGGTACATTAGCAAAAGCAAATGCTACAGCAAACTTTGGTATAAATATTGTTGATGGAAATCTTGCTGCTGGAGATGCAAACACATTAAAGTTCCATGTTGGAACAGTTACAATTAAAGCAACAGGTTATGATGACCTTGTGATTAACTTAAATAAAGATTACTCAGAAGCATTTGCAGCAGAAAAAGCTTCTTGGGGACTTACAGGAAACACAAAACAAATTTTATTAAACTCTTATTTACCAACAGATGCAACAGCAAAAGTAAACTATCTTCAAAAGGTTACTAGTGTTACAGCTGATGTAAAAGTAACAGATTATACGTTTATTAAATATGTACCACCAGCACCAGAATTCCCTGCTGATTACACTCACCCAACAGAAATGAGAGGTCTTTCTGCTATGGATTTAGTAAAAGACATGAAGATTGGTTGGAACTTAGGAAATACTTTAGAATCAGTTGGCGGAGAAACTGGTTGGGGTAATCCTGTAACAACAAAGAAAATGTTTGATACATTAAAGGCAGCTGGCTTTAATACAGTTCGTATTCCAGTAAGATGGGATGAAAACTATATTGATGCTAATTATACTATTGATCCAGCATATATGGCTCGTGTTGAAACAGTTGTAAACTATGCACTTGCTAACGATATGTATGCCATTGTTAATATTCACCATAATAAATTCCAAGGTCAATTTGATGAAGCACACAAAGCTGCCATCATTAACGAAGGTACTATTGTATGGACTCAAATTGCAAACCACTTTAAAGATTATAGTGATAAATTAATATTTGATACAATAAATGAACCAAGACATGAAGAAGACTGGGTTGGTACTTCAGAATACTTTAATGTCTTAAATGAATATAACGCAAAAATAGTTCCTGTAATACGTGCAACTGGCGAAAATAATGCTAAGAGACTTATAATGGTTCCTACTTATTGTGCTTCTTCAGATTATCCTAAGGTTGCTGGTATGGTAGTACCAAATGATCCTAATGTTGCAGTATCTATCCACGCTTACATACCATATAATTTAGCACTTAATATAGCTCCAGGTACACCAACTACCTTTGGTGATGCTGACGCAGCATTTATTGACAAGACTTTCAGAATGTTAAACAACACATTTGTTAAAAAGGGAATTCCTGTTATTATCGGTGAATTCGCGATTACAGATAAAGATAACTTACAAGACAGAATTAACTTTACGAAGTTCTATGTATCAACAGCTACTGCTTATGGAATGCCATGTTTGTGGTGGGATAATAATAATTTTGGTAGCACAGGTGAGAGACTGGGGCTTTTAAATAGAAAAAACCTTACATTCCCTTATCCTGAATTAGTACAAGCTATGAAAGATGGTTTCAACAATCCAAGAGATCTTTCAACCGTTGATCCAAACGTATTATTTAGTGGTACAGCATCTTGTACAGGCTGGAGCACAGCACTTTCATTATCCTATGGCTTAGATTTTGTAGATACTGAATTTACAAATGATTTTACAATAGCTGTAGATTACACAAGTGAAAATGTACCTCAATTAGTCCTATATGGAAACTTGACTGGTACAGGTTGGGTTATGGTAAAACCTTCAACAATCAAAACAAGCGCAACTACAAAGACTGCATACTTTACTATAAATGATATGGTAAGTGCATATAAGAAAGCTCTTGCAAACTATGATAGCTATGGTAAGGTATTACCAGGAATCCAAGGTATTTTAGTTGGAGATACTGGTGCAGACCTTACAGTAACAAAAGTTTACAAGAATGCACAACCTGTAAATCTTCTAGGCGATGTAGACGGTAATGATGTAGTTAATTCACTTGATTTTGAGTTATTAAAGAAGTATGTATTAAACAATGATACAATGATAAACAAAGCTAGTGCAGATTTAAATAAGGATGGAAAAATCAACATAATTGATCTTGCATTCTTAAAAAAAGCAATATAA
- the thiD gene encoding bifunctional hydroxymethylpyrimidine kinase/phosphomethylpyrimidine kinase yields the protein MKKVLTIAGSDSCGGAGIQADLKSFSANGVYGMSVITAVTAQNTQGVFAVQDIDEDIIKAQIDAIFTDISVDAVKIGMVSKISTIEAIGGRLEKYKPSNLVLDTVMISKSGYSLLKPEAKTALITKLVPLATVITPNLPEAEEILKEVNSNIKEIKTVEEMDKAAKEIYKLGCKNVFLKGGHLEGEAIDVLYDGKELTHFYSKRIQTKNTHGTGCTISSAIAANLALGYSVKDAIQKAKEYITIAIKHSLDIGKGVGPTNHFYNLYKNAGMLDEE from the coding sequence ATGAAAAAAGTCTTAACAATTGCAGGTTCAGATAGTTGTGGAGGAGCAGGCATTCAAGCAGATTTAAAAAGTTTTAGTGCAAATGGTGTTTATGGTATGAGTGTTATTACTGCTGTTACTGCACAAAATACTCAAGGAGTTTTTGCTGTACAAGATATAGATGAAGATATTATAAAAGCTCAAATCGATGCTATATTTACAGATATTTCAGTAGATGCAGTGAAGATAGGAATGGTTTCAAAAATATCAACTATTGAAGCTATAGGTGGTAGATTAGAGAAATATAAACCTAGCAACTTAGTGTTAGATACAGTTATGATATCAAAAAGTGGATATTCATTACTAAAACCAGAGGCTAAAACTGCATTAATAACTAAGTTGGTTCCATTAGCAACAGTAATTACTCCAAATTTACCAGAGGCTGAAGAGATATTAAAAGAAGTAAATTCAAATATAAAGGAAATAAAAACTGTTGAAGAGATGGACAAGGCTGCTAAAGAAATATATAAATTAGGGTGTAAAAATGTATTCCTAAAAGGAGGACATCTAGAAGGAGAAGCTATAGATGTTTTATATGATGGAAAAGAGTTGACACATTTTTATTCAAAAAGAATACAAACAAAGAATACTCACGGAACAGGATGCACTATATCTTCAGCAATAGCTGCTAACCTAGCTCTTGGATATAGTGTAAAGGATGCAATACAAAAAGCTAAGGAATATATAACTATTGCTATAAAACATTCGTTAGATATAGGAAAAGGGGTAGGACCAACAAATCATTTCTATAATTTATATAAGAATGCTGGGATGCTAGATGAAGAATAG
- a CDS encoding TlpA family protein disulfide reductase, with protein MSRFSEKTPAIIVLIIAIVVLVLVGIKEVGVPKKESNSNVSQKDTKEKAEETKEFSEIDLTGFSTKTISGETVTSDYFKEYDITMINLWATYCNPCIKEMPEIAKLYKNKPEKSNIISICIGTEKDAEDVKLASQIMKDANAEFLTLIPDEKLSKTLISHVSVVPTTVFVDRYGKIVGEPILGSQSAEEYEKAIIDRLK; from the coding sequence ATGAGTAGATTTAGTGAAAAAACGCCAGCAATTATAGTGTTAATAATTGCAATAGTTGTTTTGGTTTTAGTCGGTATAAAAGAAGTAGGGGTACCGAAGAAAGAATCAAATTCAAACGTATCCCAAAAAGATACTAAGGAAAAAGCTGAAGAGACGAAAGAGTTTTCTGAGATAGATTTAACTGGCTTTAGTACTAAAACTATTTCTGGGGAAACTGTAACATCAGATTATTTCAAAGAATACGACATAACAATGATTAATTTATGGGCCACATATTGTAATCCTTGTATTAAAGAGATGCCTGAAATAGCTAAACTATATAAAAACAAACCTGAGAAGAGCAATATTATTTCAATATGTATAGGAACAGAAAAAGACGCGGAAGATGTAAAACTAGCATCACAAATTATGAAGGATGCTAATGCTGAGTTTCTAACGCTAATTCCTGATGAAAAACTCTCAAAGACTTTGATAAGTCATGTTAGTGTGGTTCCAACTACTGTCTTTGTTGATAGATATGGGAAAATAGTAGGAGAACCTATATTGGGATCACAAAGTGCAGAGGAATATGAGAAAGCTATTATTGATAGGTTAAAATAA
- a CDS encoding TlpA family protein disulfide reductase yields MSKNDVTKNDISKKNSKVVVVFFVILGIFSAVINIGKLEYFSDKKPDVDKIAGITDGETGKMKKFSDIDLNGFNARTITGETLTSDYFKENDITMINIWATYCGGCVTEMPGISKLYSERPKNSNIISICEDSEKENQLATEIMTDAGAEFLTLIPDEKLTNVLLSHVSTLPTTIFVDKAGKMVGEPIFGARTPGEYKEIITDMMELAKNV; encoded by the coding sequence ATGAGTAAAAACGACGTTACTAAAAATGATATAAGCAAAAAAAATAGCAAAGTGGTAGTAGTTTTTTTTGTAATACTCGGTATATTTTCTGCAGTTATAAATATTGGGAAATTAGAATATTTCTCTGATAAAAAACCAGACGTAGATAAAATTGCAGGGATAACTGATGGAGAAACTGGTAAGATGAAGAAATTTTCGGATATAGATTTAAATGGATTTAATGCAAGAACTATTACTGGAGAAACTTTAACATCAGATTATTTTAAAGAAAATGACATTACTATGATTAATATATGGGCAACATATTGTGGTGGCTGTGTTACTGAGATGCCAGGTATATCTAAGCTTTATAGTGAGAGACCTAAAAACAGCAATATTATTTCAATCTGTGAAGATTCAGAAAAAGAGAATCAATTAGCAACAGAGATTATGACAGATGCTGGTGCTGAGTTTTTAACCTTAATTCCAGATGAAAAACTTACAAATGTTTTGTTGAGTCATGTGAGTACGCTTCCAACTACTATATTTGTAGATAAAGCTGGTAAAATGGTTGGCGAACCAATATTTGGGGCAAGGACTCCAGGTGAATACAAAGAAATTATTACAGATATGATGGAACTAGCTAAAAATGTATAG
- a CDS encoding CD1871A family CXXC motif-containing protein has product MDKKGFIGDNTKYVLLTIALIFIVVGTFRGESSVVVKKAISICLECIGVG; this is encoded by the coding sequence ATGGATAAGAAGGGTTTTATTGGAGACAATACAAAATACGTTCTTTTGACAATAGCTTTAATTTTTATTGTTGTTGGTACTTTTAGAGGTGAATCTTCCGTTGTCGTAAAAAAAGCTATAAGTATTTGTCTTGAGTGTATAGGAGTAGGATAA
- a CDS encoding 4Fe-4S binding protein, which produces MKKRTMIQTFATAFSNGYFLGFLKGDIYTGKTKALCVPGLNCYSCPGAVGSCPIGSLQAVLGARQYSFSYYVIGIVMLLGTILGRLVCGFLCPFGFFQDLLYKIKSRKIKVPAKFDRNLRYFKYIFLLIPVIILPIFLTNKYGLAPPYFCQWICPAGTLEGGTPLVATNRGLREMVGFLFNWKMGLLILTILSSIFMYRPFCKYVCPLGAFYSLFNKYSFYQMNVDKLKCNGCKSCEQKCKMNVKVTKEINTAECIRCGECKAVCPKGAITSGFYLKSNDKSDNLNEKFLNL; this is translated from the coding sequence ATGAAAAAAAGAACTATGATTCAAACCTTTGCTACAGCTTTTAGCAATGGATACTTTTTAGGATTTTTAAAAGGGGATATTTACACAGGTAAAACTAAAGCACTTTGTGTTCCAGGCCTTAATTGTTATTCTTGTCCTGGAGCAGTAGGTTCTTGTCCTATTGGTTCATTGCAGGCAGTACTTGGAGCAAGACAATACAGCTTTTCTTATTATGTTATTGGTATAGTTATGCTTTTGGGTACAATTTTAGGTAGATTAGTTTGTGGGTTCTTATGTCCTTTTGGTTTTTTTCAGGATTTGCTCTATAAAATTAAGTCTAGAAAAATTAAAGTTCCAGCTAAATTTGATAGAAACCTAAGATATTTTAAATATATATTTTTATTGATTCCAGTAATAATATTACCGATTTTTCTTACTAATAAATATGGACTTGCTCCGCCTTATTTTTGCCAATGGATTTGTCCAGCAGGGACTTTAGAGGGGGGAACCCCTTTAGTTGCCACAAATAGGGGGTTAAGAGAAATGGTTGGATTTTTATTTAATTGGAAGATGGGTTTATTGATTCTAACGATCCTTTCATCTATTTTTATGTATAGACCTTTTTGTAAATATGTTTGTCCTCTTGGGGCATTCTATTCTTTGTTCAATAAATACAGCTTTTATCAAATGAATGTAGACAAACTTAAATGTAATGGATGCAAAAGTTGTGAGCAAAAATGTAAAATGAATGTTAAAGTTACTAAAGAAATAAATACTGCTGAATGTATTCGTTGTGGTGAATGTAAAGCAGTTTGTCCAAAAGGTGCAATAACCTCGGGTTTTTACTTAAAATCTAATGATAAATCAGATAATTTAAATGAGAAGTTTTTAAACCTTTAA
- a CDS encoding nitroreductase family protein — MYKGKKNMNNLDFYSTILKRKSVRKYSNEPIDSFDLQRIKDFIEKVTPLYDNIKTDIVILPENEIKTILPIKVPHYIVVYSERKDGYLQNVGFMLQQVELFLSSNGIGACWLGMSIPQKVSSARNGLGFVITLAFGNANEPVHRDDISEFKRKALSEISSLKDADKLLEAVRLAPSATNSQPWYFSGSIDNIIISRKLPNIIKAVAYNKFNRIDMGIALCHLKIAALHMGKTIEFNRKNDEVPKGHEYITTAHIK; from the coding sequence ATGTATAAAGGAAAGAAAAATATGAATAATTTAGATTTTTACAGCACCATTTTAAAACGAAAATCTGTCCGTAAATATAGTAATGAACCAATTGACAGTTTTGACCTACAAAGGATTAAAGATTTTATAGAGAAAGTTACTCCATTGTATGATAATATCAAGACTGATATTGTCATACTACCGGAAAATGAGATAAAGACCATATTACCAATCAAAGTACCACACTATATTGTAGTTTATTCTGAAAGAAAAGATGGTTATTTACAGAATGTAGGATTTATGTTGCAGCAGGTGGAATTATTTTTATCGTCAAATGGAATTGGTGCTTGTTGGTTAGGTATGAGTATACCTCAAAAAGTATCTTCCGCGAGGAACGGCTTGGGCTTTGTTATAACTTTGGCCTTTGGAAATGCTAATGAGCCAGTCCACAGAGATGATATTTCAGAGTTTAAGCGTAAAGCCTTATCTGAAATTTCTTCTTTAAAGGATGCAGACAAATTGCTTGAAGCTGTAAGATTAGCACCTTCTGCTACGAACAGCCAGCCGTGGTATTTTTCTGGAAGTATTGATAATATTATTATCAGTCGTAAGCTACCGAACATCATAAAAGCAGTAGCATACAATAAGTTTAATAGAATTGACATGGGTATTGCCTTATGTCATTTGAAGATTGCGGCGTTGCATATGGGTAAAACCATAGAGTTTAATAGAAAAAATGATGAAGTGCCAAAAGGCCATGAATACATTACTACAGCTCACATTAAATAA
- a CDS encoding GNAT family N-acetyltransferase yields the protein MMKYNYVKDYKNNDKLREGFNELAKKIHQIDFTDWYNNGFWREKYIPYSFFDGEKAIANISVNLMDFKMDGIEKHYIQIGTVMTDEDYRNLGLSRSLMEEIIHEYKDKVDGIYLFGNDTVLDFYPKFGFKKIREYQYIKDIDSSDNIEKIQHIDMADKVNWQHFFNILENSVSNDRFNVDNFGLVAFWTTGWLNNCVYYLPEEKAYIIAEVNEEVLEIYQVIAECRIDLETVISSFGNKIKKVVLGFTPYDEVGYTVKELQKEDCTLFILGEDLEEIEKKKLIFPALSHA from the coding sequence ATGATGAAATACAATTATGTTAAGGATTATAAAAATAATGATAAATTAAGAGAGGGTTTTAATGAATTAGCTAAAAAAATACATCAGATTGACTTTACAGATTGGTATAATAATGGTTTTTGGAGAGAAAAATATATTCCGTATTCGTTCTTTGATGGTGAAAAAGCTATAGCTAATATATCTGTCAATCTAATGGACTTTAAGATGGATGGAATAGAAAAGCATTATATTCAAATTGGAACAGTCATGACTGACGAGGATTACCGTAATCTTGGTTTAAGTCGTAGTCTTATGGAGGAAATAATCCATGAGTATAAAGATAAAGTTGATGGAATTTATTTGTTTGGTAATGATACAGTTCTAGATTTTTATCCTAAGTTTGGCTTTAAGAAAATTAGAGAATATCAATACATCAAGGACATTGACTCTTCAGATAATATAGAGAAAATACAGCATATTGATATGGCTGATAAGGTTAATTGGCAACACTTTTTTAATATATTAGAAAATAGTGTTAGCAATGATAGATTTAATGTTGATAATTTTGGACTAGTAGCTTTTTGGACAACTGGTTGGTTAAATAATTGTGTCTATTATTTACCAGAAGAGAAGGCTTATATTATCGCTGAAGTTAATGAAGAAGTTCTTGAAATTTATCAAGTTATTGCGGAGTGTAGGATTGATTTAGAAACAGTAATAAGTTCTTTTGGAAATAAAATAAAAAAGGTGGTTCTTGGATTTACTCCATATGATGAAGTAGGATATACTGTAAAGGAACTACAAAAAGAAGATTGCACATTATTTATTTTAGGAGAAGATTTAGAGGAAATTGAAAAGAAAAAATTAATATTTCCAGCTTTATCTCATGCATAA